One part of the Sebastes fasciatus isolate fSebFas1 chromosome 8, fSebFas1.pri, whole genome shotgun sequence genome encodes these proteins:
- the dnajc16 gene encoding dnaJ homolog subfamily C member 16 isoform X1: MLPNTPWASLHINVTVVMAGSKMSVPLAVVVVLSVLLTGATPAGPEMDPYKILGVTRSASQAEIKKVYKRLAKEWHPDKNKNPGAEDMFIKITKSYEILSSEDKRANYDRYGQTDDTQPYGGARYGQRHDSFYFDESFFNFPFNSKNHRDFADSKYTLHFNQYVNDVVPDSYKRPYLIKITSDWCFSCIHIEPVWKEVVQEMETLGVGIGVVDVGYERRLANHLGAHRTPSILGVINGKVTFFHYAVAKEHLRQFVEDLLPQRLVEWVTDKNDPQFLSSWHELNKPHVLLFDQVPVVPLLYKLTAFAYKDYLQFGYVDQGLSETANLQKEFNINTYAPTMLVFKENTDKPADIIQAKGMKKQIIDEFMSNNRFLLVPRLVNQKLFDELCPVKQFHRRRKYCVLLITGDEETFSFGNQAFLSFASTNTKEVVRFAYVYQRLQQPLCDILMQNKDSAQSPAQVVILERRNAAGKALYKPVTAWNGSEEDKQRLLEELDRLQKDPSILVHDAMLPELNNEFASMFVIRWIYASYDYLAEVIDDILHNNWREMMPLLSLIFSALFILFGTVVIQAFSDSSEDKQTKPKAKDGTKAENGSPGTGSASSRPPKKNFVEVTELTDITYISNLVKLRPGHMNIVLVLTDASKNILLSKFAKEVYSFTGSLTLHFSFLNIDKHGEWMNTLLEYAQDAMHIDADEDDGGNRKMDYTGYVLALNGHKKYLCLFKPVYTGEDVDSKSSEDEGGTSGRRSRSSSRDDHPPRKSNRSRSLSTLQIHHKLDRLGLWMERLMEGTLPRYYIPTWPGLDKITPSK; the protein is encoded by the exons atgCTGCCGAACACACCCTGGGCATCTTTGCACATCAAT GTTACTGTGgtgatggcagggtcaaagatGTCCGTGCCACTGGCTGTAGTGGTTGTCCTCTCAGTGCTGCTGACAGGAGCAACCCCTGCTGGGCCTGAGATGGACCCATACAAGATCTTGGGCGTAACCAGGAGTGCAAGCCAGGCTGAGATCAAGAAGGTCTACAAGCGTCTTGCAAAAGAATG GCAtcctgacaaaaacaaaaatccagGTGCTGAGGACATGTTTATCAAGATTACCAAATCTTACGAG ATCCTGTCCAGTGAAGACAAACGAGCCAACTATGACCGTTACGGGCAAACTGATGACACCCAGCCATACGGCGGCGCTCGCTACGGTCAGCGCCACGACAGCTTTTACTTCGACGAGTCCTTCTTCAACTTTCCCTTCAACAGCAAGAACCACAGGGACTTTGCTGACAGCAAGTACACGTTGCACTTTAACCAGTACGTCAATGACGTGGTGCCCGACAGCTACAAGAGACCATACCTGATAAAGATCACCTCTGACTGGTGCTTCAGCTGCATCCACATCGAGCCCGTGTGGAAAGAGGTGGTGCAGGAGATGGAGACTCTAG GTGTCGGGATAGGTGTGGTAGATGTTGGCTATGAGAGACGGTTAGCCAATCACCTCGGCGCTCATCGCACCCCATCAATACTTGGAGTCATAAATGGCAAAGTGACGTTTTTCCATTACGCTGTAGCAAAGGAGCACCTGAGACAGTTTGTAGAAGACCTTCTTCCCCAGAGACTAGTGGAGTGG GTCACCGACAAGAATGACCCGCAGTTCCTGAGCAGCTGGCATGAGCTCAACAAGCcccatgtgcttctgttcgaCCAAGTGCCTGTAGTTCCTCTGCTTTACAAA CTGACAGCGTTTGCTTATAAGGACTACTTGCAGTTTGGCTATGTGGACCAGGGCCTTTCAGAGACCGCTAATCTGCAGAAAGAATTCAATATTAACACGTACGCTCCGACCATGTTGGTCTTCAAAGAGAACACTGACAAGCCCGCTGACATTATTCAG GCCAAAGGAATGAAAAAGCAAATTATCGACGAGTTCATGTCAAACAACAGATTCCTCCTCGTGCCACGGCTGGTCAATCAGAAGCTCTTTGATGAGCTCTGTCCTGTCAAACAGTTCCATCGACGCAGAAA ATACTGCGTCCTGCTGATCACAGGTGACGAAGAGACCTTTTCTTTTGGGAACCAGGCGTTTCTCTCTTTTGCCTCGACCAATACCAAGGAAGTCGTGAGGTTTGCGTATGTGTACCAACGGCTACAGCAGCCTCTTTGTGACATCCTCATGCAGAACAAGGACAGTGCACAGTCACCAGCACAG GTGGTGATCCTGGAGAGGCGTAATGCTGCAGGGAAGGCCTTGTACAAGCCGGTGACCGCCTGGAACGGCAGCGAGGAAGACAAACAGCGTcttctggaggagctggacCGACTACAGAAGGACCCGTCCATCCTAGTCCATGACGCCATGCTGCCCGAGCTCAACAACGAGTTTGCCTCC ATGTTTGTAATCCGATGGATCTATGCATCTTACGATTACCTCGCTGAAGTCATCGATGACATTCTGCACAACAACTG GCGCGAGATGATGCCTCTTCTGTCCCTCATCTTCTCCGCCTTGTTCATCTTGTTTGGAACCGTGGTCATCCAGGCCTTCAG TGACTCAAGTGAAGATAAGCAGACTAAACCGAAGGCTAAAGATGGAACAAAAGCGGAAAATGGGTCACCAGGGACTGGTAGTGCTTCAAG TCGGCCTCCGAAGAAGAATTTTGTAGAGGTGACGGAGCTGACGGATATCACTTACATAAGCAACCTGGTGAAGCTGAGGCCAGGACACATGAACATAGTGCTAGTGCTCACTGACGCCTCCAAGAACATCCTCCTTAGCAAGTTTGCCAAAGAGGTCTACTCCTTCACAGG GAGCCTGACACTGCATTTCTCCTTCCTGAATATCGACAAGCACGGCGAGTGGATGAACACGCTGCTGGAATATGCCCAGGACGCCATGCATATCGACGCGGACGAGGACGACGGGGGAAACCGCAAGATGGACTACACCGGCTACGTTCTGGCACTCAACGGCCACAAAAAGTACCTTTGTCTGTTTAAGCCCGTCTACACTGGGGAAGACGTTGACAGCAAGTCATCTGAGGATGAAGGGGGCACCtcagggaggaggtcgaggtcCAGTTCCCGTGACGACCACCCGCCGCGCAAATCCAACCGGTCCCGCAGCTTATCCACCCTGCAGATCCACCACAAACTGGACCGTCTGGGGTTGTGGATGGAAAGGCTCATGGAAGGCACTTTGCCTCGTTACTACATCCCCACGTGGCCAGGACTAGACAAAATCACCCCCAGTAAATAG
- the dnajc16 gene encoding dnaJ homolog subfamily C member 16 isoform X2, whose protein sequence is MAGSKMSVPLAVVVVLSVLLTGATPAGPEMDPYKILGVTRSASQAEIKKVYKRLAKEWHPDKNKNPGAEDMFIKITKSYEILSSEDKRANYDRYGQTDDTQPYGGARYGQRHDSFYFDESFFNFPFNSKNHRDFADSKYTLHFNQYVNDVVPDSYKRPYLIKITSDWCFSCIHIEPVWKEVVQEMETLGVGIGVVDVGYERRLANHLGAHRTPSILGVINGKVTFFHYAVAKEHLRQFVEDLLPQRLVEWVTDKNDPQFLSSWHELNKPHVLLFDQVPVVPLLYKLTAFAYKDYLQFGYVDQGLSETANLQKEFNINTYAPTMLVFKENTDKPADIIQAKGMKKQIIDEFMSNNRFLLVPRLVNQKLFDELCPVKQFHRRRKYCVLLITGDEETFSFGNQAFLSFASTNTKEVVRFAYVYQRLQQPLCDILMQNKDSAQSPAQVVILERRNAAGKALYKPVTAWNGSEEDKQRLLEELDRLQKDPSILVHDAMLPELNNEFASMFVIRWIYASYDYLAEVIDDILHNNWREMMPLLSLIFSALFILFGTVVIQAFSDSSEDKQTKPKAKDGTKAENGSPGTGSASSRPPKKNFVEVTELTDITYISNLVKLRPGHMNIVLVLTDASKNILLSKFAKEVYSFTGSLTLHFSFLNIDKHGEWMNTLLEYAQDAMHIDADEDDGGNRKMDYTGYVLALNGHKKYLCLFKPVYTGEDVDSKSSEDEGGTSGRRSRSSSRDDHPPRKSNRSRSLSTLQIHHKLDRLGLWMERLMEGTLPRYYIPTWPGLDKITPSK, encoded by the exons atggcagggtcaaagatGTCCGTGCCACTGGCTGTAGTGGTTGTCCTCTCAGTGCTGCTGACAGGAGCAACCCCTGCTGGGCCTGAGATGGACCCATACAAGATCTTGGGCGTAACCAGGAGTGCAAGCCAGGCTGAGATCAAGAAGGTCTACAAGCGTCTTGCAAAAGAATG GCAtcctgacaaaaacaaaaatccagGTGCTGAGGACATGTTTATCAAGATTACCAAATCTTACGAG ATCCTGTCCAGTGAAGACAAACGAGCCAACTATGACCGTTACGGGCAAACTGATGACACCCAGCCATACGGCGGCGCTCGCTACGGTCAGCGCCACGACAGCTTTTACTTCGACGAGTCCTTCTTCAACTTTCCCTTCAACAGCAAGAACCACAGGGACTTTGCTGACAGCAAGTACACGTTGCACTTTAACCAGTACGTCAATGACGTGGTGCCCGACAGCTACAAGAGACCATACCTGATAAAGATCACCTCTGACTGGTGCTTCAGCTGCATCCACATCGAGCCCGTGTGGAAAGAGGTGGTGCAGGAGATGGAGACTCTAG GTGTCGGGATAGGTGTGGTAGATGTTGGCTATGAGAGACGGTTAGCCAATCACCTCGGCGCTCATCGCACCCCATCAATACTTGGAGTCATAAATGGCAAAGTGACGTTTTTCCATTACGCTGTAGCAAAGGAGCACCTGAGACAGTTTGTAGAAGACCTTCTTCCCCAGAGACTAGTGGAGTGG GTCACCGACAAGAATGACCCGCAGTTCCTGAGCAGCTGGCATGAGCTCAACAAGCcccatgtgcttctgttcgaCCAAGTGCCTGTAGTTCCTCTGCTTTACAAA CTGACAGCGTTTGCTTATAAGGACTACTTGCAGTTTGGCTATGTGGACCAGGGCCTTTCAGAGACCGCTAATCTGCAGAAAGAATTCAATATTAACACGTACGCTCCGACCATGTTGGTCTTCAAAGAGAACACTGACAAGCCCGCTGACATTATTCAG GCCAAAGGAATGAAAAAGCAAATTATCGACGAGTTCATGTCAAACAACAGATTCCTCCTCGTGCCACGGCTGGTCAATCAGAAGCTCTTTGATGAGCTCTGTCCTGTCAAACAGTTCCATCGACGCAGAAA ATACTGCGTCCTGCTGATCACAGGTGACGAAGAGACCTTTTCTTTTGGGAACCAGGCGTTTCTCTCTTTTGCCTCGACCAATACCAAGGAAGTCGTGAGGTTTGCGTATGTGTACCAACGGCTACAGCAGCCTCTTTGTGACATCCTCATGCAGAACAAGGACAGTGCACAGTCACCAGCACAG GTGGTGATCCTGGAGAGGCGTAATGCTGCAGGGAAGGCCTTGTACAAGCCGGTGACCGCCTGGAACGGCAGCGAGGAAGACAAACAGCGTcttctggaggagctggacCGACTACAGAAGGACCCGTCCATCCTAGTCCATGACGCCATGCTGCCCGAGCTCAACAACGAGTTTGCCTCC ATGTTTGTAATCCGATGGATCTATGCATCTTACGATTACCTCGCTGAAGTCATCGATGACATTCTGCACAACAACTG GCGCGAGATGATGCCTCTTCTGTCCCTCATCTTCTCCGCCTTGTTCATCTTGTTTGGAACCGTGGTCATCCAGGCCTTCAG TGACTCAAGTGAAGATAAGCAGACTAAACCGAAGGCTAAAGATGGAACAAAAGCGGAAAATGGGTCACCAGGGACTGGTAGTGCTTCAAG TCGGCCTCCGAAGAAGAATTTTGTAGAGGTGACGGAGCTGACGGATATCACTTACATAAGCAACCTGGTGAAGCTGAGGCCAGGACACATGAACATAGTGCTAGTGCTCACTGACGCCTCCAAGAACATCCTCCTTAGCAAGTTTGCCAAAGAGGTCTACTCCTTCACAGG GAGCCTGACACTGCATTTCTCCTTCCTGAATATCGACAAGCACGGCGAGTGGATGAACACGCTGCTGGAATATGCCCAGGACGCCATGCATATCGACGCGGACGAGGACGACGGGGGAAACCGCAAGATGGACTACACCGGCTACGTTCTGGCACTCAACGGCCACAAAAAGTACCTTTGTCTGTTTAAGCCCGTCTACACTGGGGAAGACGTTGACAGCAAGTCATCTGAGGATGAAGGGGGCACCtcagggaggaggtcgaggtcCAGTTCCCGTGACGACCACCCGCCGCGCAAATCCAACCGGTCCCGCAGCTTATCCACCCTGCAGATCCACCACAAACTGGACCGTCTGGGGTTGTGGATGGAAAGGCTCATGGAAGGCACTTTGCCTCGTTACTACATCCCCACGTGGCCAGGACTAGACAAAATCACCCCCAGTAAATAG